Proteins from a single region of Runella sp. SP2:
- a CDS encoding ring-cleaving dioxygenase encodes METTQLIKGIHHVTAIAADPQQNVDFYVGLLGLRLVKKTVNFDAPDVYHFYYGDETGNAGSILTFFPFGAGSQKGRHGKGQAATTAFSIPTAALDYWLKRFDQYGILYKAPQQRFNEVVVYFEDPDGLGLELIANDTDFRQGFTYGHIPLEYSIRGFWGVELWETSYERTEALLANSLNYEFIAESGPRRRYAAKGNTGAGQYVDIVWDSNNRWGLGGAGTVHHIAFDTPTDASQLEVREAVMSAGFMPTNVLDRQYFHSIYFREPGGVLFEVATTPPGFLLDEEKAKLGQALKLPPWQERNREKIEQLLQPISIEAVYKKYGIE; translated from the coding sequence ATGGAAACGACACAATTAATAAAAGGAATACACCACGTAACAGCCATTGCCGCTGACCCTCAACAAAATGTTGATTTTTACGTAGGTCTTTTGGGATTACGTTTGGTGAAAAAAACGGTCAATTTTGATGCTCCCGACGTTTATCACTTTTACTACGGGGACGAAACAGGCAACGCAGGTAGCATTTTGACCTTCTTCCCGTTCGGAGCTGGGTCGCAAAAAGGCCGCCACGGAAAAGGCCAAGCCGCTACCACCGCGTTTTCGATTCCGACTGCTGCTCTCGATTATTGGTTGAAACGTTTTGACCAATACGGGATTCTTTACAAAGCACCCCAACAACGCTTCAACGAAGTGGTGGTGTATTTTGAAGACCCCGATGGCTTAGGGTTGGAGTTGATTGCCAACGATACAGATTTTCGCCAAGGATTTACTTACGGTCACATTCCGCTTGAGTATTCGATTCGTGGATTTTGGGGCGTAGAACTTTGGGAAACGAGCTACGAACGCACCGAAGCTTTGTTGGCCAACTCGCTCAATTACGAGTTTATTGCCGAATCAGGCCCAAGACGTCGTTACGCGGCCAAAGGTAACACGGGAGCGGGGCAGTACGTGGACATCGTTTGGGATAGCAACAACCGCTGGGGACTTGGCGGAGCGGGTACCGTTCACCACATTGCCTTTGATACGCCTACCGACGCTTCGCAGTTGGAAGTGAGAGAAGCCGTGATGTCGGCTGGATTTATGCCTACCAACGTGCTTGATCGTCAGTATTTTCATTCGATTTACTTCCGCGAACCTGGCGGAGTATTGTTTGAAGTAGCTACCACGCCTCCAGGCTTTTTGTTGGACGAAGAAAAAGCTAAATTGGGACAAGCCTTAAAACTTCCCCCTTGGCAAGAACGCAATCGTGAGAAAATTGAGCAGTTGTTGCAACCTATTTCAATCGAAGCGGTTTATAAAAAATACGGGATTGAGTAA
- a CDS encoding bifunctional helix-turn-helix transcriptional regulator/GNAT family N-acetyltransferase, translating into MDFYRTLGYVALGSYMRRLGEVSLQASAQVYQMYGMEMEVKWFPVFLSVAQNEAETVSKIAEYIGQSHVGVSLMVKEMTKAGLFETQKGPTDKRETLVKLTEKGQEMNLRMNELLEDLQDTMNEVRNECETDVLRSLMEYEQVILKKPLPERIKSRLKQRERNKVTIVHFNPTNELHREGFKRINYEWIERYFKVEPLDMESLEHPDKFYIQKGGIVLLAEYQGQIVGTSALKPMTDDCMELSKMGVDNNAKGLGIGELLGQSIIDEARRMGLKRLYLETNSRLLPALNLYQKLGFKTVKDFSSPYSRADVAMELWLG; encoded by the coding sequence ATGGATTTTTATCGTACCTTAGGCTACGTAGCGCTTGGGAGCTACATGCGCCGCCTCGGAGAAGTGAGCCTACAAGCATCGGCCCAAGTGTATCAGATGTACGGCATGGAAATGGAGGTTAAATGGTTTCCCGTTTTTTTGTCAGTAGCGCAAAACGAGGCCGAAACGGTTTCTAAAATTGCCGAATACATCGGTCAATCGCACGTTGGGGTAAGTTTGATGGTCAAAGAAATGACCAAAGCAGGTTTGTTTGAAACCCAAAAAGGCCCAACCGACAAACGTGAAACGCTCGTAAAACTCACCGAAAAAGGGCAAGAAATGAACCTTCGCATGAACGAACTGCTGGAGGATTTGCAGGATACGATGAATGAAGTGCGCAACGAATGCGAAACTGACGTGCTGCGGTCGTTGATGGAATACGAACAAGTCATTCTGAAAAAACCACTGCCCGAACGCATCAAGTCACGCTTGAAACAGCGCGAGCGCAACAAAGTGACAATTGTGCACTTCAACCCCACCAACGAACTTCACCGCGAAGGTTTTAAACGCATTAATTACGAATGGATTGAGCGCTATTTTAAAGTAGAACCCCTCGACATGGAATCGCTCGAACATCCAGACAAATTCTACATCCAAAAAGGCGGCATCGTGCTATTGGCCGAGTACCAAGGGCAAATTGTGGGTACATCGGCCCTCAAACCCATGACCGACGATTGCATGGAATTGTCTAAAATGGGCGTGGATAACAACGCCAAAGGTTTGGGCATTGGTGAATTGTTGGGACAGTCTATCATTGATGAAGCGCGCCGAATGGGTTTAAAACGCTTGTATTTGGAAACCAATTCGCGCCTGCTTCCCGCCCTCAACCTTTACCAAAAATTAGGCTTCAAAACCGTCAAAGACTTCAGCTCGCCCTACTCCCGCGCCGACGTGGCGATGGAGCTGTGGTTGGGGTAA
- a CDS encoding inositol oxygenase family protein, with protein MENVNPTPLQSLEDWEDDVLERYPEPGTKAKDDYRNYEDSERVNTVREFYRLNHTYQTYDFVVEKEREFLAFNKREMSIWDAVAFLNTLVDDSDPDTDLDQLQHLLQTSEAIRQDGHPDWFVLTGFLHDLGKVLCLFGEPQWAVVGDTFPVGCKHSDRIVYPEFFDLNPDSTDPRFNTKYGIYEPNCGLDNVKLSWGHDEYIYQIMKNYIPEEGLYMLRYHSFYSQHREGAYDHLMSKHDHKMFEWVNKFNPYDLYSKVPYPPNVQELKPYYEDLVAKYLPSTLKF; from the coding sequence ATGGAAAATGTAAATCCAACACCGCTTCAAAGCTTGGAAGATTGGGAAGACGACGTACTCGAACGCTACCCAGAACCTGGCACAAAAGCCAAGGATGATTATCGAAACTATGAGGATTCTGAGCGGGTAAACACCGTTAGAGAGTTCTATCGCCTGAACCACACCTATCAAACCTACGATTTTGTGGTGGAGAAAGAACGCGAATTTTTGGCGTTCAACAAACGCGAAATGTCTATTTGGGATGCGGTTGCGTTTTTGAATACCTTGGTGGACGACTCGGATCCAGACACTGATTTGGATCAGCTTCAACACTTGCTCCAAACGTCAGAAGCGATTCGCCAAGATGGTCACCCTGATTGGTTTGTTTTGACGGGCTTTTTGCACGATTTGGGTAAAGTTCTTTGCCTTTTTGGTGAGCCACAATGGGCGGTAGTTGGTGATACTTTCCCTGTAGGTTGCAAACACTCGGATCGCATCGTTTATCCTGAGTTTTTTGATTTGAATCCCGATAGCACAGACCCACGTTTTAATACAAAATATGGTATTTATGAGCCAAACTGCGGTTTGGACAACGTAAAATTGAGCTGGGGACATGATGAGTACATCTACCAAATCATGAAAAACTACATTCCTGAAGAAGGATTGTACATGCTCCGTTATCACTCGTTTTACTCACAGCACCGTGAGGGCGCTTACGACCACTTGATGAGTAAGCACGACCACAAAATGTTTGAGTGGGTAAACAAATTTAATCCGTACGATTTGTACTCAAAAGTGCCTTATCCGCCAAACGTACAAGAGTTGAAACCATACTACGAAGACTTGGTAGCCAAATATTTACCAAGTACTTTGAAGTTCTAA
- a CDS encoding VOC family protein, protein MNTQQLLKGLHHVTATVNDAQEDYDFYTKILGLRLVKKTVNFDNNSVYHFYYADQVGTPGTVFTTFPYKGQGVRAGEEGTGLIISTAFSVPSTALAFWSERLTENGFDITTSQRFGQEVRWFRDPSGLQLELIADDSDTRTPYVTDEVSAEVGIRGIHHVTLWVAASDWDVLRAFLTSEMNMAEIGQEGERIRLKVNEGGAGSCLELVRAAADAPRGKNGLGTVHHVAWKVETFEALLALRHRLVEELGMQVTEVRDRKYFRSIYFRVPSHQLFEVATIPPGFAVDESEEELGTHLMLPDDKEANRAAIEAVLPVIQGA, encoded by the coding sequence ATGAACACACAGCAATTACTCAAAGGACTTCACCACGTCACAGCGACCGTCAATGATGCGCAGGAGGACTATGATTTTTATACCAAAATTCTTGGACTTCGTTTGGTCAAAAAGACCGTCAATTTTGATAATAATTCGGTGTATCATTTTTACTACGCCGACCAAGTAGGTACGCCTGGTACCGTTTTTACCACTTTTCCGTACAAAGGCCAAGGCGTGCGGGCGGGTGAAGAAGGAACGGGTTTGATTATTTCCACCGCTTTCTCGGTGCCAAGTACGGCATTGGCATTTTGGTCAGAACGTTTGACTGAAAATGGGTTTGACATTACCACTTCGCAGCGGTTTGGGCAAGAGGTGCGTTGGTTTCGCGACCCGTCGGGCTTGCAGTTGGAACTCATTGCCGACGATTCGGATACCCGCACTCCTTACGTCACGGACGAGGTGTCGGCTGAGGTAGGGATTCGAGGCATTCACCACGTCACTTTGTGGGTTGCGGCGAGCGACTGGGACGTCCTTCGCGCGTTTTTGACTTCCGAAATGAACATGGCTGAAATCGGGCAGGAAGGCGAGCGTATTCGTCTGAAAGTCAACGAAGGAGGAGCAGGGAGTTGCCTTGAGCTTGTTCGGGCAGCGGCCGATGCGCCACGCGGCAAAAACGGCTTAGGAACGGTTCATCACGTGGCTTGGAAAGTCGAAACGTTTGAAGCGTTATTGGCTTTGCGTCATCGGTTGGTGGAGGAATTGGGAATGCAAGTGACCGAAGTCCGCGACCGCAAATATTTCCGTTCGATTTACTTCCGCGTGCCTTCGCATCAGCTGTTTGAGGTGGCCACCATTCCGCCAGGATTTGCGGTGGATGAGTCGGAAGAAGAACTTGGAACGCACCTCATGCTGCCCGACGACAAAGAAGCAAACCGCGCGGCGATTGAGGCAGTTTTGCCCGTGATTCAGGGAGCGTAG
- a CDS encoding helix-turn-helix domain-containing protein, which translates to MIRMMSEKEPVHIRQAHLSVPFVYRTMQEVEERRNQTPDLPHRHDYFTVLVVEEAEGTHQIDFTNYPLRPNTVYFVSPEQIHHVTLTQPSPRGHVVLFRPDFLQNYSIAPAQLYDMDLFFNCDESRPIELTAAEMSQLQPFLSAIANEVAESNLQKWEAVGAWLKLFLVQCKRFKAANYLPNKPLDKRKSEIVKQFKNDVEQLFKQFHKVGDYADRQLLTANHLNDVIKAETGTSAKDFIQNRLILEAKRLARYSELSAKEIAYQLGYEDVAHFSKVFKKAENVAFTEFRTNLPNV; encoded by the coding sequence ATGATTCGGATGATGTCTGAGAAAGAGCCCGTTCACATTCGGCAGGCGCACCTTTCGGTTCCGTTTGTGTATCGGACGATGCAGGAGGTGGAAGAACGCCGCAACCAAACGCCTGATTTGCCTCACCGCCACGATTACTTTACGGTATTGGTGGTGGAAGAAGCCGAAGGAACGCACCAAATTGATTTTACCAATTATCCGCTACGGCCCAACACCGTTTATTTTGTGTCGCCTGAGCAAATCCACCACGTGACCCTGACGCAGCCCTCGCCGCGCGGTCACGTGGTGTTGTTTCGCCCCGATTTTCTTCAAAATTATAGCATTGCTCCCGCGCAGTTGTACGACATGGATTTGTTTTTTAACTGCGACGAATCTCGCCCTATCGAACTGACGGCCGCCGAAATGAGTCAACTTCAACCGTTTTTGTCGGCCATTGCCAACGAAGTGGCGGAGTCAAATCTGCAAAAATGGGAGGCCGTGGGGGCGTGGTTAAAACTGTTTTTAGTGCAATGCAAACGCTTCAAAGCCGCTAATTATTTGCCCAATAAACCCCTCGACAAGCGTAAGTCGGAGATTGTGAAGCAGTTTAAAAACGATGTGGAGCAGTTGTTTAAGCAGTTTCACAAAGTGGGCGATTACGCCGATCGACAACTGCTGACGGCCAATCACCTCAACGACGTTATCAAAGCCGAAACGGGGACGTCGGCCAAGGATTTTATCCAAAACCGCTTAATACTAGAAGCAAAGCGTTTGGCGCGTTATTCCGAGTTAAGCGCCAAAGAAATAGCGTACCAGCTTGGTTACGAAGATGTGGCGCACTTTAGCAAAGTCTTTAAAAAAGCAGAGAACGTCGCTTTTACTGAGTTTAGAACTAATCTTCCAAATGTCTAG
- a CDS encoding Dabb family protein, translated as MFVHHVFFFLNNPDSAADREVLVAGLQTLTSIEGVKLAHIGKVADTHRGVIDRSYSVSWLMLFDTKEAQDIYQDHPVHHKFVETCAHLWEKVIVYDSDDV; from the coding sequence ATGTTTGTTCACCACGTATTCTTTTTCTTAAACAACCCTGATAGTGCCGCTGACCGTGAGGTGCTTGTGGCAGGTTTGCAAACCTTGACGTCGATTGAAGGCGTAAAATTGGCCCACATTGGCAAAGTTGCCGATACACACCGTGGGGTGATCGACCGTTCGTATTCGGTGTCGTGGTTGATGCTTTTTGATACCAAAGAGGCACAAGACATTTACCAAGACCACCCTGTTCACCATAAATTTGTGGAAACCTGCGCGCACTTGTGGGAAAAGGTCATTGTCTATGATTCGGATGATGTCTGA
- the rpoN gene encoding RNA polymerase factor sigma-54 yields the protein MLNLVQTQKQSLKISPAQIQLLNFLQLNTLELEQHIKNELEENPFLDEGNEESSDDDWDNAAEGGVSDRGDDRTQDYMDWDEFRDDDVPDYKTRINNYSDDDTTYTPAVVENVSWRQELKEQFHLLLLTERQQILADFLVDSLTDEGYLTYTAEALADDVSFTSGIYVEVSEMVELIELLRHMEPAGLGAKNLQDCLLLQLERRQEPEAALAKELVKKHFEDLAGRSYEKLMKGLGISANQLKDVLAFVGTLNPQPVSTSNQAEVLGVKDNVIPDYIVTVDGDLIDVELNNRRIPPLKINKSYTHDLGKSRAANTYVNSKINAANWLIDAIQQRQNTMLKSMRTIVKLQEDYFRTGDVRMLKPMVLRDVAERIQMDVSTISRVTSGKYAQTPFGVIHLKDLFTEGVKTDSGEEVSNRQIQLALAELVAQEDKQSPLNDFQLAELLAEKGYPVARRTVAKYREQLDIPTATLRRTL from the coding sequence ATGTTAAATTTAGTTCAGACACAAAAACAATCGCTCAAAATATCCCCAGCGCAGATACAGCTGCTCAATTTTTTGCAACTCAATACCCTTGAGTTGGAGCAACATATCAAAAACGAGCTGGAGGAAAATCCTTTTTTGGACGAAGGAAACGAAGAATCATCGGACGACGACTGGGATAATGCCGCCGAAGGTGGTGTCAGTGACCGTGGCGATGACCGTACGCAAGATTACATGGATTGGGATGAGTTTAGAGACGACGATGTGCCTGATTACAAAACACGTATCAATAATTATTCTGACGACGATACGACTTACACCCCTGCTGTAGTTGAAAATGTTTCTTGGCGACAAGAGTTGAAGGAACAGTTTCACTTGCTCTTGCTGACGGAGCGGCAACAGATTTTAGCCGATTTTTTGGTAGATTCTCTGACCGATGAAGGGTACCTGACTTATACCGCTGAGGCGCTGGCAGATGATGTCTCGTTTACGAGTGGGATTTACGTAGAAGTCAGTGAAATGGTGGAGTTGATTGAACTGCTACGCCACATGGAACCAGCGGGTTTAGGTGCCAAAAACCTGCAAGATTGCCTTTTGTTGCAGTTGGAGCGACGTCAGGAACCCGAAGCTGCGTTGGCCAAAGAACTGGTCAAAAAACATTTTGAGGATTTGGCGGGGCGTAGTTACGAAAAGCTCATGAAAGGGCTTGGAATCAGTGCTAACCAACTCAAAGATGTATTGGCGTTTGTCGGAACACTCAACCCTCAGCCTGTTAGTACAAGCAACCAAGCGGAAGTGTTGGGCGTAAAAGACAATGTGATTCCCGATTATATCGTCACGGTTGATGGTGATTTGATAGACGTAGAACTGAACAATCGACGTATCCCACCGCTGAAAATCAACAAATCATATACCCATGACTTGGGGAAATCACGAGCGGCCAATACCTACGTTAATTCCAAAATTAATGCCGCTAACTGGCTCATCGACGCCATTCAGCAGCGTCAGAATACGATGTTGAAGTCGATGCGTACGATCGTGAAATTGCAGGAAGACTATTTCCGAACGGGCGATGTACGGATGCTCAAACCGATGGTACTTCGCGACGTAGCCGAACGCATTCAGATGGATGTTTCGACGATTTCGAGGGTGACCAGCGGTAAATACGCCCAAACGCCTTTTGGCGTCATTCACCTCAAAGATTTGTTTACGGAAGGTGTTAAAACTGACTCGGGTGAAGAAGTGTCGAATCGGCAGATTCAGCTGGCTTTGGCGGAGTTGGTGGCGCAGGAAGACAAACAAAGCCCACTGAACGATTTTCAATTGGCCGAATTGTTGGCCGAAAAAGGGTATCCCGTCGCCCGCCGAACCGTGGCAAAATACCGCGAACAACTTGATATTCCGACGGCTACTTTGCGCCGAACTTTGTAG
- a CDS encoding PQQ-binding-like beta-propeller repeat protein: MKRLLPVALIALVAAQFPWGNKIQTSSEEWPEYLGGPERNHYSTLTQITPENVQNLKVAWSYATPDSGQMQVNPIVVNGVLYGVTASVQAFALDAATGKELWRFGDPLKNWASTSRGVAYWREGNDERILHTMGPYLYAIDAKTGKTIPSFGENGRVDLHTGLPESAKDKFMVSNTPGTIFEDLIVMPVRLSEGADAAPGDIRAFNVKTGKLAWTFHTIPYPGEFGYETFPKNAYKNTDVGAANNWSGMSVDRKRGILYVPTGSAAYDFYAGNRKGQNLFSNCLLALDARTGKRLWHFQTMHHDVWDRDLPAPPNLVTVKQNGKNIDAVAQVTKQGYVFVFDRVTGKPLFPIKEVPAHKSNLVGEQTWPTQPVPTKPAPFARQSPTVTEKEISPYAENREELIANVKKYKNALFAAPSKEGTVIFPGFDGGAEWGGAAVDPEGVMYVNSNEMAWILTMKDTPKQDALAHLPLGERTYATLCTSCHGPERKGNTKSGYPSLVDISTKRDKAFVSNLITSGKGMMPGFTTLSAADKQALVAFLFGEEKKEASGGGNSKMPYLPYTSTGYNKFLDSKGLPAITPPWGTLNAIDLNTGEYRWKIPFGYEPALLEKGIKNTGVENYGGPVITASGLLFIAATKDGMFRAFDKKTGKLLWETKLPAAAFATPATYQVNGKQYIVMACGGTKLGTKKGNQYVAFTLP; this comes from the coding sequence ATGAAACGTCTCCTTCCCGTTGCGCTTATCGCCCTCGTGGCTGCTCAGTTTCCTTGGGGAAATAAAATCCAAACTTCTTCGGAAGAATGGCCAGAATACCTCGGCGGCCCTGAGCGGAATCACTATTCTACCCTTACGCAGATTACGCCCGAAAACGTGCAAAACTTGAAAGTCGCGTGGAGCTACGCCACGCCTGATTCGGGACAAATGCAGGTAAATCCGATTGTGGTCAACGGCGTTTTGTACGGCGTAACGGCCTCGGTGCAGGCGTTTGCGTTGGATGCTGCTACGGGAAAAGAGCTGTGGCGGTTTGGCGACCCGCTCAAGAACTGGGCGAGTACCAGCCGTGGTGTGGCGTATTGGCGGGAAGGAAACGACGAGCGAATTTTGCACACGATGGGGCCGTATTTGTATGCCATCGACGCAAAAACGGGTAAAACGATTCCTTCTTTTGGAGAAAATGGGCGGGTGGACTTGCACACGGGGCTGCCCGAATCGGCCAAAGATAAATTTATGGTGTCGAACACCCCTGGGACAATTTTTGAAGACCTGATTGTGATGCCCGTTCGGTTGTCGGAAGGAGCAGATGCTGCGCCAGGCGATATTCGGGCGTTTAATGTCAAAACGGGGAAATTGGCGTGGACTTTCCACACCATTCCGTATCCTGGAGAGTTTGGGTACGAAACCTTTCCCAAAAATGCCTATAAAAATACTGACGTAGGGGCGGCCAACAACTGGTCGGGAATGTCGGTGGATCGGAAGCGAGGCATTTTGTACGTGCCGACGGGCTCGGCGGCCTATGATTTCTACGCGGGAAACCGCAAAGGACAAAACTTGTTTTCCAACTGTTTACTGGCCTTGGATGCGCGTACAGGAAAGCGACTATGGCATTTCCAAACCATGCACCACGACGTCTGGGACCGCGATTTGCCCGCTCCGCCTAATTTGGTGACTGTAAAGCAAAATGGTAAGAACATCGACGCCGTAGCCCAAGTGACCAAGCAAGGCTATGTGTTTGTGTTTGACCGCGTGACGGGAAAGCCGCTTTTTCCCATCAAAGAAGTACCTGCACACAAATCCAATTTGGTGGGCGAACAAACGTGGCCTACCCAGCCCGTCCCGACCAAACCTGCACCTTTTGCGCGTCAGTCGCCTACGGTGACGGAGAAAGAAATCAGTCCCTATGCCGAAAACCGCGAAGAGCTAATTGCGAACGTGAAAAAATACAAGAATGCGCTCTTTGCCGCGCCTTCAAAAGAAGGAACGGTGATTTTTCCTGGCTTTGACGGTGGGGCCGAATGGGGCGGGGCTGCCGTGGATCCTGAGGGCGTCATGTACGTAAACAGCAACGAAATGGCGTGGATTTTGACCATGAAAGACACGCCTAAGCAAGACGCTTTGGCGCATTTGCCACTGGGCGAACGTACTTATGCCACGCTTTGTACCTCGTGCCATGGCCCCGAACGGAAGGGAAATACCAAAAGTGGGTATCCGTCGTTGGTGGATATTTCGACCAAACGCGACAAAGCGTTTGTGTCCAACCTCATTACGTCGGGCAAAGGCATGATGCCAGGTTTTACGACCCTCAGCGCGGCCGACAAGCAGGCGTTGGTGGCATTTTTGTTTGGTGAAGAGAAAAAAGAAGCCAGCGGCGGCGGTAATTCAAAAATGCCTTACTTGCCTTACACAAGTACGGGTTACAATAAGTTTTTGGACAGTAAAGGGCTTCCTGCCATTACGCCGCCTTGGGGAACACTCAACGCCATTGACCTCAATACGGGGGAATACCGTTGGAAAATTCCTTTTGGATATGAACCTGCATTACTCGAAAAAGGAATAAAAAATACGGGGGTAGAAAACTACGGTGGCCCCGTGATTACGGCCAGTGGACTGCTGTTTATTGCCGCCACGAAAGATGGAATGTTTAGGGCATTTGACAAAAAAACAGGTAAATTGCTTTGGGAAACCAAACTCCCCGCGGCGGCCTTTGCAACGCCTGCAACCTATCAGGTCAATGGTAAACAGTACATTGTGATGGCCTGTGGAGGAACGAAACTTGGAACAAAAAAAGGTAATCAATACGTTGCTTTTACGTTACCATAA
- a CDS encoding type IX secretion system membrane protein PorP/SprF, which translates to MMRRLAFTFLLGLCLRVGYAQDPQFSQFYANPLYLNPAFAGGDLAPRVMMNYRNQWPGLSANYVTTSFAVDHYFSNVNSGVGLMFVNDSQGTGSLRSSEVSGQYSYQLRFNESTALRMGLQGTYGNRRANLSDLTFGDQYTNRGFTGNATADPIALNGSPSTHYLSFSTGLLLYSDKYWIGVAAHHINRPEQGFFQVADGTRLPLKGSLHAGLRIPFGGYTGLGDELDREMSISPAINYKFQGKYDQLDLGVYVTYSPIVLGLWYRGLPIKKYVANISNRESLIALVGYRHDRFSFGYSYDITVSSLGLPSGGSHEISLAYTFDYEPSPRKRRVKKDKQLSCPKF; encoded by the coding sequence ATGATGAGACGATTAGCTTTCACCTTCTTATTGGGACTCTGTTTGCGAGTAGGTTACGCCCAAGACCCGCAGTTTTCGCAATTTTATGCGAACCCCTTGTACCTTAACCCTGCTTTTGCAGGAGGAGATTTGGCGCCTCGTGTCATGATGAACTACCGTAACCAATGGCCTGGGTTATCGGCCAACTACGTTACTACCTCTTTTGCCGTTGATCATTATTTTTCCAATGTCAACAGCGGGGTTGGGTTGATGTTTGTCAATGATTCGCAAGGAACGGGAAGCCTTCGTAGTTCGGAAGTTTCAGGACAATATTCGTATCAGTTGCGGTTCAATGAAAGCACCGCTTTGCGCATGGGCTTACAAGGTACGTACGGGAATCGCCGCGCTAATTTATCGGATTTGACGTTTGGCGACCAATATACCAACCGTGGCTTTACAGGAAATGCTACCGCTGACCCGATTGCACTTAACGGCTCACCTTCAACACATTATTTAAGCTTTTCAACGGGGCTTTTACTTTACTCCGACAAATATTGGATAGGCGTAGCAGCGCACCACATCAATCGCCCTGAACAAGGGTTTTTCCAAGTGGCTGACGGTACGCGCCTTCCCCTCAAAGGGAGTTTGCACGCAGGTTTACGTATTCCGTTTGGGGGATACACGGGCTTGGGCGATGAATTAGACCGCGAAATGAGCATTTCGCCCGCCATCAATTATAAGTTTCAAGGAAAATACGACCAACTTGATTTGGGCGTCTATGTCACCTACTCACCCATTGTCCTTGGGCTTTGGTACCGTGGCTTGCCCATCAAAAAATACGTTGCCAATATCTCTAACCGCGAGTCGCTCATTGCCTTGGTAGGTTACCGCCACGACCGTTTTTCGTTTGGGTATAGCTACGACATTACTGTGTCGTCGTTGGGGCTGCCTAGCGGCGGTTCGCACGAGATTTCGCTCGCTTACACCTTCGACTACGAGCCTTCACCCCGCAAACGCCGCGTGAAGAAAGACAAGCAATTGTCTTGTCCGAAATTCTAG
- a CDS encoding ABC transporter ATP-binding protein, whose amino-acid sequence MISCQNLTFSYSPQKRFTFPDITCADREALLILGQSGRGKTTLLHLMALLLRPEGGSVMIGDKDITPLSVAEAAAVRASQIGIVYQKPHFVSSLSVLENVLLPNYLAQKFQDKNRARALAEELGFAEHLSKKTHQLSQGEQQRVSIARALMNNPAVILADEPTSSLDDDNCDKVITLLKNQSEQIGASLVVVTHDQRLKDVVANQVKL is encoded by the coding sequence ATGATTTCTTGCCAGAACCTTACGTTTTCGTATAGTCCACAAAAACGTTTTACGTTTCCAGACATAACTTGCGCCGACCGTGAAGCCCTGTTGATTTTGGGGCAGTCGGGGCGAGGAAAAACTACTTTGCTTCACTTAATGGCACTTTTGTTGCGTCCCGAAGGGGGGAGCGTCATGATTGGCGACAAAGACATAACGCCACTGTCGGTAGCAGAAGCGGCAGCAGTTCGGGCAAGTCAAATCGGGATTGTTTATCAAAAACCCCACTTTGTAAGCTCATTGAGCGTGTTGGAAAATGTGCTTTTGCCCAATTATTTAGCCCAAAAATTTCAGGATAAAAACCGTGCTCGCGCGCTGGCCGAAGAGTTGGGTTTTGCCGAACATTTATCCAAAAAAACGCACCAATTGAGCCAGGGGGAGCAGCAGCGCGTGAGCATCGCCCGTGCTTTGATGAACAATCCTGCGGTGATTTTGGCCGACGAACCTACTTCGAGCTTGGACGATGATAATTGTGACAAAGTAATTACGCTTCTCAAAAATCAATCAGAGCAAATTGGCGCAAGCCTTGTCGTTGTAACCCACGACCAGCGCCTCAAAGACGTAGTAGCGAATCAGGTGAAGTTGTAG